TGGTTCACACCTATTTTTCCAATGTTTTTCCCTTTACAATTCGGGCAAATTAACAATCGTAACACCTCATTGCTCGGCCAGCATGATGGTATCATTATTCAATGTCATCGCAGTATTCATTGAAGGAACGTGTCTTCGTTCTCCTTGCAAATCTGCAAAAAAGCCGTCCGAGATTTCATATGCTACCATTGTGCCCGCTTGAAAGGAAATATATACATCTTCCAAAATTCCGAGCTGTTTTTTTTCCTGATTGACAATCATTTTTTGCTTCAGTTGATTATAACGTAAATATTTTTCTGGTTGATCTGCTGAACTTATGAGATGCGTACCAGTATATATCCCGGCTGCATCAGCCTGTACAATTTGTTCAGCTGGAAGGAACACTTTTTTATGCATGAATGGAATTTTTTGTTCATCAATCAGCAGCCCGATACATCTCCCATCATAAGAAAAACAAATATCCGACACGCAGCCAAGGACACGCGAGGCACAACGGACAGGCATTCCGATTAATTCATTACATGTTCTCAAAGTGTGATCTCCACCTTTATTTGAACACTTTTATTTTCCCTTTCCAATCCTTTCTCCATGCAATGAAATTGCTCCCAGTGTCCATAAGAAAAAACACCAAGTGGATAATCACTTGGTGTTTAGCTTGTCATGAAATCGAAAGGTGTTACTCCTTCCATTCCGATATTCGCATCGTGCACGCTAAATGGAAGCTGGCTTTGAAGCTCTCGAAGTTCAGTATCTTCTTCAGATAAAGCTTCATTTAATCTGGTACGTAATGATGTTTGTCTTTCCGCCAATTCTTTGTTACGTACTCCCCATTCCAATGCTTCGATTTCACCGCACAGAATTAAAAACTTTTTGCTTCTTGTAATTGCTGTATATAATAAGTTTTTTCTCAGCATCCTGTAATAGCTTCTAACGACCGGGAGGATTACGATCGGAAATTCACTGCCTTGGGATTTATGAATAGAACAGCAATAGGCGTGGGTGAACTGTACAAAATCCTTTTTTACAAATGTGATTTCATTCCCATCAAACGAAACAATGATCATATCCTCTTTTTCTGTATTCTCTTTCGCATAAAATATTGAAGTGATTTCACCCATATCACCATTAAAAACATTTTGTTCGGGTTGATTGACAAGCTGCAATATTTTATCCCCTGTACGGTAAGTCACATCGCCAAATTTCATTTCCCGTTTTTTCGAAGAGGCTGGATTCAAAATTTGCTGAAGGAGGGCATTAAGCTCATTTATGCCTGCCGCTCCTTTGTACATAGGCGCCAGCACTTGCAGATCCTTAGCTGAAAACCCCTTCTTTAATGCGTTATTAACAACCTTTTCAACGACCTCTTTGATTTGGTTCTGGTTACAGCGAATAAACGAGCGATCCTTTGTCGGCACTGTAAGATTATTCGGCAGCTCGCCTTTTTTCATTTCATGAGCAAGCTCAATAATAGAGGAGCCTTCAGCTTGTCGATAGATATCCGTTAATTTAACTGTTTCGATCACACGAGAAGCGAGTAAATCTTTTAGCACTTGTCCGGGACCGACAGAAGGAAGTTGATCCTCGTCTCCCACCATAATAATCTGGACATTTTTTGGAATAGCCTTGAACAGATGGTTGGCAATAAAGATGTCCAGCATACTGGTTTCATCAATAATAACAAGTTTTCCGTCAATCGGATTATCTTCTGTGTGTGTAAACCCTTCAGCACCATTCCAGCCAAGCAGCCTGTGAATGGTGACAGCAGGAAGACCAGTCGATTCGCTCATGCGTTTTGCAGCTCTGCCTGTAGGCGCTGTTAAAACAAACGGAAACGGTTCATCCTTTTTATAATCGCCAGGTTCCAGTGAAACTCCGTGCAATTCGCTATAAAGCTCGACTATTCCGCGGATTACTGTCGTTTTTCCTGTTCCCGGCCCCCCAGTCAGCAGCATGATTGGCGACATGAGAGCTTTTTGAATGGCATCCTTTTGACTTTCAGCAAACTGAACATTAATTCTCTCTTCCAATTCACCAAGGGCAAGCAAAAACTCAGATTCAGGAAATTGATCTTCATAATCTGTCTGTTCTGCAATCGTTTTTAGATTTTTTGCGAAATTTCTTTCTGCATAAAATAATGACGGATAGTAGCAGCGGTCCTCTTCAACAATCACCTGGTTCAGCTTGCCCAGCTCAACAATTTGATCTGCAATGTCTACTTCATTGACGACATCATCTGCAGTTGAGGATTGATTTAACAGCTTCAGCGTATCAACAATGAGCTGCTTCGTGTACATATAAGTGTGTCCATCCTGCAGGCAGGATGCTTCAACTGTGTAAAGAATTGCCGCTTTAATCCGTTCGGGATGATTACCGGATAAACCGATCTGTCCCCCAAGCTCGTCAGCTCGGGCAAAACCGATTCCTTCAACGTCCTTGACCAACTGATAGGGATTTGACTGAATTTTATCCAATGTTTCTGATTGATACACCTGGTAAATTTTCATCGATAGCTGTGGGCCAAATCCATAATTGTTCAAAGCAATCATAACGCTCTCCAAGCCTTGATGCTCCTGAAGAGAAGCGGCCAGCTTATCCGCTTTTTTCTTTGATAGCTTTGCTACGTCGTAAAGGACAGCAGGGTCAGCTAATATCTTGTTGATGGCCCCTTCACCCAGTTTTTTTACGATTTCTTGGGCTGTTTTTTTTCCAATGCCCTCAAACAAGTCACTGGAAAGGTAATGGACAATGCCTTCCTTTGTCGTTGGGATCTCTTTTCGAAATCGCTCAGCCTGAAACTGAAGTCCGAATTTCGGATGTGTTTTACTTTCTCCATAAAACGTATATGTATCTTCTTCCTGAAGGGTAGGAAAATAACCGGTAACTGATACCGAAGAATCTTCAAACGCTTCACTTGTTTTTTCTACTTTTACCTTTAAAACGCTGTAATGATTGGATTCATTATGATAAATGACAGCGAGGATTTTGCCTTTGACAAACGATTCTTGGGCGATTTCAGGTTCCGTATGGTGATGTATGGTCATAAGGCTTCCTCCCTTCATTTTATCCCGCATTAATGCGCAGTGAGCCTTTACTGTTGTTCGATTAACGATTTTGCATGAAGTGCAAGCATATGCTCAGGATTTACTTCGATCGCTTGATTAAGCATTTCAAGCGCTTTTTCTTTATTTTCCTGATAAGCGTATGCGACTCCTAAATTATAATAAGCATCCGAATGGCTTGGATCGAGTTCGATGACTTTAGTAAATTGGCTAACAGCTTCATTAAGCAGCTGCTCATTTGCTAAGCAAAGGCCGTACTGAAACAGAACTTCAGGATCATCCTCCAGCAGCTCAGAAGCCCTCTGCAAATACGGCATAGCAAGCCTTGGCTGTTCCAGCTGGATAAGCGAAGTTCCGAGCATATAATATAAATCGCCGTTTTCCATTCCTAATCGCAGCGCTTTTTCAAACATATCTTTTGCTTCACTATAAGATTCTTTCATCACAAATAAATTTCCTGCTCCATAATACGCAGAAGCCGCGCCCTCGTCCAACGAAATCGCTTTTTCATAAAAAATTTGAGCACGGTCCAGTTCATTCACTGAAGCAAGCAGATTTGCAAAGTTTATATAAGGGATGGCATTTGTATGATCCTCTTCAATTGCTTGGGTAAAAGCATTCGCGGCCGCTTCGTAATCGCCCTTTTGCATTGCTTCGATGCCGATTTTGTTGTAATCCATTGTCTCCTCCTTCAATTCTAGGTGTTCTTGTAAAAAACCTCAACACGAGTGGTTGAGGTTTTTTTACTTAAACATACCAAAGTTTTTCATTATTTTTATAAACATGATCGATCGTTCCTCCGCCAAGACATTCGTTTCCTTGGTAGAATACAACAGCCTGCCCCGGCGTCACTGCTCTTACCGGTTCATCAAAGATGACTTCAACTTTTGTTTCATCAATCATTTTCACTGTTACCCCGCTGTCTTTTTGGCGGTAACGAAACTTGGCAGTGCACTTAAGAGACTCATTCGGTTTCAAATCTGGACGCACCCAGCTGACCTGATCCGCAATGATTTTGTCAGAATACAAAAGCTCGTCATGGAAGCCTTGGGCAACATACAAGATGTTTTTTTCCAAATTTTTACCCGCTACAAACCAAGGATCTCCGCTTCCGCCAATTCCGAGACCGTGCCGTTGGCCGATCGTATAATACATAAGCCCGTCATGCTCGCCTTTCACTTCTCCATCCATCGTTTGCATTTCGCCAGGCTGTGCAGGAAGATACTGGCTTAGGAATGTTTTGAAGTTTCTTTCTCCGATAAAACAAATTCCCGTACTGTCTTTTTTAGCAGCAGTTGCCAGCCCGTGTTTTTTCGCAATTTCTCTGACTTCGCTTTTTTCAAGATTGCCAATCGGAAAAAGAACCTTGTTTAGCTGCTCTTCTGTTAGTTGGTTTAAGAAATACGTTTGATCTTTATTTTCATCAATCCCTCGGAGCATTTTCACACCTTCCGGGTTATGCTCTACCCTTGCATAGTGCCCCGTTGCCAGATAGTCCGCCCCAAGAGACAGCGCATGCTCCAAAAAGGCTTTAAACTTAATTTCTTTATTGCACATGACGTCAGGGTTCGGGGTTCTGCCTGCTTTATACTCATCCAAGAAATATTGAAAAACCTTTTCCCAATATTGCTTTTCAAAATTAACCGCGTAGTAAGGAATCCCGATTTGATTACATACGCGAATCACATCCTCGTAATCCTCAGTTGCCGTACAGAACCCGTTTTCATCCGTATCGTCCCAGTTTTTCATAAAAATACCGATGACATCATACCCTTGTTGTTTTAACAAAAGAGCGGCTACAGATGAATCGACTCCTCCCGACATACCGACAACAACTCTTGTGTTTTCGGGTGCTTTCTTCATAGCCGCTTCAACTCCTTACATTAATCTTCTTACAACTTCTGCGAGCTTCTCTGAAGCACGCTTGATTTTCTCTTTGGTATGCTCAGGCCCGAA
This window of the Bacillus gobiensis genome carries:
- a CDS encoding tetratricopeptide repeat protein, with the translated sequence MDYNKIGIEAMQKGDYEAAANAFTQAIEEDHTNAIPYINFANLLASVNELDRAQIFYEKAISLDEGAASAYYGAGNLFVMKESYSEAKDMFEKALRLGMENGDLYYMLGTSLIQLEQPRLAMPYLQRASELLEDDPEVLFQYGLCLANEQLLNEAVSQFTKVIELDPSHSDAYYNLGVAYAYQENKEKALEMLNQAIEVNPEHMLALHAKSLIEQQ
- a CDS encoding PRC-barrel domain-containing protein, yielding MRTCNELIGMPVRCASRVLGCVSDICFSYDGRCIGLLIDEQKIPFMHKKVFLPAEQIVQADAAGIYTGTHLISSADQPEKYLRYNQLKQKMIVNQEKKQLGILEDVYISFQAGTMVAYEISDGFFADLQGERRHVPSMNTAMTLNNDTIMLAEQ
- the recD2 gene encoding SF1B family DNA helicase RecD2; this encodes MTIHHHTEPEIAQESFVKGKILAVIYHNESNHYSVLKVKVEKTSEAFEDSSVSVTGYFPTLQEEDTYTFYGESKTHPKFGLQFQAERFRKEIPTTKEGIVHYLSSDLFEGIGKKTAQEIVKKLGEGAINKILADPAVLYDVAKLSKKKADKLAASLQEHQGLESVMIALNNYGFGPQLSMKIYQVYQSETLDKIQSNPYQLVKDVEGIGFARADELGGQIGLSGNHPERIKAAILYTVEASCLQDGHTYMYTKQLIVDTLKLLNQSSTADDVVNEVDIADQIVELGKLNQVIVEEDRCYYPSLFYAERNFAKNLKTIAEQTDYEDQFPESEFLLALGELEERINVQFAESQKDAIQKALMSPIMLLTGGPGTGKTTVIRGIVELYSELHGVSLEPGDYKKDEPFPFVLTAPTGRAAKRMSESTGLPAVTIHRLLGWNGAEGFTHTEDNPIDGKLVIIDETSMLDIFIANHLFKAIPKNVQIIMVGDEDQLPSVGPGQVLKDLLASRVIETVKLTDIYRQAEGSSIIELAHEMKKGELPNNLTVPTKDRSFIRCNQNQIKEVVEKVVNNALKKGFSAKDLQVLAPMYKGAAGINELNALLQQILNPASSKKREMKFGDVTYRTGDKILQLVNQPEQNVFNGDMGEITSIFYAKENTEKEDMIIVSFDGNEITFVKKDFVQFTHAYCCSIHKSQGSEFPIVILPVVRSYYRMLRKNLLYTAITRSKKFLILCGEIEALEWGVRNKELAERQTSLRTRLNEALSEEDTELRELQSQLPFSVHDANIGMEGVTPFDFMTS
- the mnmA gene encoding tRNA 2-thiouridine(34) synthase MnmA, which gives rise to MKKAPENTRVVVGMSGGVDSSVAALLLKQQGYDVIGIFMKNWDDTDENGFCTATEDYEDVIRVCNQIGIPYYAVNFEKQYWEKVFQYFLDEYKAGRTPNPDVMCNKEIKFKAFLEHALSLGADYLATGHYARVEHNPEGVKMLRGIDENKDQTYFLNQLTEEQLNKVLFPIGNLEKSEVREIAKKHGLATAAKKDSTGICFIGERNFKTFLSQYLPAQPGEMQTMDGEVKGEHDGLMYYTIGQRHGLGIGGSGDPWFVAGKNLEKNILYVAQGFHDELLYSDKIIADQVSWVRPDLKPNESLKCTAKFRYRQKDSGVTVKMIDETKVEVIFDEPVRAVTPGQAVVFYQGNECLGGGTIDHVYKNNEKLWYV